One window from the genome of Paramisgurnus dabryanus chromosome 22, PD_genome_1.1, whole genome shotgun sequence encodes:
- the amer2 gene encoding APC membrane recruitment protein 2, which yields MEVQTECSEPPPCDPQPPGKLNKAAFKLFSKRKSGSSMPSIFSVRNKGEGAGKASGKPLELVRSKTHDGLITDTPSVLDGHKDESASSDQLHAGTPDGVSNAPLRSSITKSFSFFSLLRRSSSRAGDGNTTVGRRGRGLKGLFSSMRWRRKPQAQDYSGEVQEAAKEVKEGDLLPSASSDNTKTEKDMTLTLEPLPQVFEESSLPGDARKWQGTSMQELQGTNEVDCDTCSLSQQHPVTEESPPPSPLRVQEEELQHSDSTHLTSIPSCALTPPVEHGTVDPPEQSVDRLCSMFTDVTSLKSFDSLTGCGDIIADPEEDSGNGASATSSGTGSSSGGCVGHRLNGAGMNSERCSPAKPPLPPQVSSLSSIQASCYVQRARAAPKKPQGSGVVAYMGGGEEMASPEGVDDADMQGLWHMLPQKGEDSPALRRAEPVLHHVPTRLDKKTPPVKALGLSKIPVSGCKVGKQQSARPSPPPVEKDLQDAPPSDEGYWDSPTPGPEDEESSFLRRDGLMRDSCSGDALYDLYDPDSPSAAGSDDDVSSPTKSAGDFKLNSSSQKSSSSSSPSFRSMKGSTSLPRDSKIPISVRPTPPSHSSSQGALSSNLSPTSNSPSKKTDAPPRTRIPVSKVPVRRSGNKSASSTQSRK from the coding sequence ATGGAGGTACAGACTGAATGCAGTGAACCACCTCCATGCGACCCCCAGCCACCGGGAAAGCTCAACAAAGCTGCCTTCAAGCTGTTCAGCAAGCGCAAGTCCGGCAGCAGCATGCCGAGCATCTTCTCAGTCAGGAACAAAGGAGAGGGCGCCGGAAAAGCCTCTGGCAAGCCGCTGGAACTTGTTAGGAGCAAAACCCACGATGGCTTAATAACAGACACTCCCTCGGTGCTTGACGGCCACAAAGATGAATCTGCCAGCAGTGACCAGCTTCACGCAGGAACGCCAGATGGTGTGTCCAATGCCCCCCTACGCAGCTCCATCACCAAGTCTTTCAGCTTCTTTTCTCTACTGCGGCGTAGCAGCAGCCGTGCAGGAGATGGGAATACTACGGTAGGACGGCGGGGACGTGGATTAAAGGGACTTTTTAGCAGCATGCGTTGGCGCCGAAAACCTCAGGCTCAAGATTACTCAGGTGAGGTGCAGGAGGCGGCCAAGGAAGTGAAGGAGGGAGATCTATTACCTTCTGCTTCCTCTGACAACACGAAAACAGAGAAGGACATGACTCTTACTCTCGAGCCCTTACCGCAGGTGTTTGAGGAAAGTAGTCTCCCAGGGGATGCCAGGAAATGGCAGGGAACATCTATGCAGGAATTACAGGGAACTAATGAAGTGGACTGTGACACGTGTAGTCTTTCACAACAACATCCAGTGACTGAGGAGTCTCCACCTCCTTCTCCACTGCGAGTCCAGGAAGAGGAACTTCAGCACAGTGATTCAACGCACCTGACCTCCATACCGTCCTGTGCTTTgacccctccagtggagcatgGCACAGTAGACCCACCTGAACAATCGGTCGATCGCTTATGCTCCATGTTCACTGATGTTACTTCCCTTAAAAGCTTTGATTCTTTAACAGGCTGTGGTGACATCATCGCTGACCCAGAAGAGGATTCTGGGAATGGGGCAAGTGCCACGAGCAGTGGAACGGGTAGCAGTAGTGGGGGCTGTGTGGGTCACAGGCTAAATGGAGCTGGGATGAACTCTGAGAGATGCTCACCTGCCAAGCCTCCGCTTCCTCCTCAGGTCAGTAGTTTATCATCCATTCAAGCTTCTTGCTACGTCCAAAGAGCACGTGCGGCCCCTAAAAAGCCTCAGGGCAGTGGGGTTGTTGCCTACATGGGTGGAGGAGAAGAGATGGCTAGTCCTGAAGGTGTCGATGATGCAGATATGCAGGGACTGTGGCACATGTTGCCCCAGAAGGGTGAAGACTCCCCAGCGTTACGTCGTGCAGAGCCCGTCCTACATCATGTGCCAACTCGATTGGACAAGAAGACCCCACCAGTGAAGGCACTTGGACTCAGTAAAATCCCTGTTAGTGGTTGTAAAGTGGGAAAACAGCAGTCTGCACGTCCTTCCCCTCCCCCTGTCGAAAAAGACCTCCAGGATGCTCCACCCAGTGATGAAGGTTACTGGGACTCTCCAACACCTGGACCTGAAGATGAGGAAAGCAGCTTCCTTCGGCGGGACGGCCTTATGAGGGACAGCTGCTCTGGAGATGCGCTCTACGACCTCTACGATCCTGACAGCCCTAGCGCCGCTGGGTCTGACGACGATGTTAGTTCCCCTACAAAATCTGCAGGTGATTTTAAACTGAACTCTTCTTCCCAAAAATCTTCGTCTTCCTCTTCTCCCTCATTCCGTTCCATGAAAGGCAGCACAAGCCTACCTCGAGATTCCAAGATTCCCATTAGTGTCAGACCAACTCCACCTTCCCACTCTTCAAGCCAAGGAGCGCTGTCTTCAAATCTTAGTCCCACTTCAAATAGCCCCTCTAAAAAGACTGATGCCCCACCACGCACTCGAATCCCTGTCTCTAAGGTTCCTGTCCGTCGTTCCGGCAACAAGAGTGCTTCCAGCACACAAAGTAGGAAGTAA
- the mtmr6 gene encoding myotubularin-related protein 6, whose product MEHIRTPKVEQVKLLDRFNNKSTTGTLHLTATHLIFAESNSTSAQEIWILHHHIASVEKLSLTTNGCPLLIQCRNFRVVHFVFPRERDCHDVYSSLLKLLRPVSFDDLYAFSYNPKQNDQQREDGWQLIDLGAEFERMGVPCDQWQLTDVNRDYKVCKTYPRDLYVPVTASKPIIVGSSKFRSKGRFPVLTYFYQEKKAAVCRCSQPLSGFSARCLEDEHMLQAISKANHNNRCIYVMDTRPKLNALANRAAGKGYENEDNYSNIRFQFVGIENIHVMRGSLQKLLEVIGTRSLSMTDYLVGLENSGWLRHIKAIMDAAIFLSKAVTVEGASILVHCSDGWDRTAQVCALGSLLMDPYYRTIKGFMVLIEKDWISFGHKFADRCDQLYSDSKEVSPIFTQFLECVWHLTEQFPQAFEFSEWFLIQIHEHVHSCQFGNFLGNSQRQREDLQIKERSYSLWAHLLSEKQNYLNPVYCPSFAESHPVLEPSTQAYHFKFWRNLYHQYDRSMHPRQSILKQVLTLKESNRELEGTVEALKAKLQKFGVSTSPLKTQMPPKEHSLPPRPQSLILGAPLLSRKEVQREEDEEVIAEEAREEVSASTDEKRTVDGSSATENGYGELPGSFGSKSEPAVVTLEFGVARMTC is encoded by the exons ATGGAGCACATCCGCACGCCAAAG GTAGAACAGGTGAAGCTGCTGGATCGCTTTAACAACAAGTCCACTACAGGAACCCTGCATCTGACAGCCACACATCTGATCTTTGCAGAGAGTAATTCAACCAGTGCCCAAGAGATATGG ATTCTGCATCATCACATCGCCTCTGTGGAGAAGCTGTCCCTCACGACAAATGGCTGCCCGCTCCTCATTCAGTGTCGTAATTTTCGGGTTGTACACTTTGTCTTTCCACGAGAGCGCGACTGCCATGATGTCTACAGCTCTCTGCTTAAGCTGCTTAGACCAG TGTCCTTTGATGATCTCTACGCATTCTCATACAACCCAAAGCAAAATGACCAACAGAGAGAGGATGGGTGGCAGCTCATAGACCTCGGTGCTGAGTTTGAACGAATGGGTGTGCCATGTGACCAATGGCAGCTGACAGATGTTAACAGGGATTACAAG GTGTGTAAGACATATCCCAGAGATTTATATGTACCGGTTACTGCCAGTAAACCCATCATTGTCGGAAGCTCAAAGTTCAGAAGCAAAGGCCGCTTTCCCGTTCTCACGTATTTCTACCAGGAGAAAAAG GCGGCAGTGTGTCGGTGCAGTCAGCCTCTTTCCGGCTTCAGCGCTCGCTGTTTGGAAGATGAGCACATGCTTCAGGCTATCAGTAAGGCCAATCACAACAATCGCTGCATCTATGTGATGGACACGCGGCCTAAG CTGAATGCGTTGGCGAATCGTGCAGCGGGGAAAGGCTACGAGAATGAGGACAACTACTCGAATATCCGCTTCCAGTTTGTCGGCATTGAGAACATCCATGTGATGAGAGGAAGTTTACAGAAACTCCTGGAAG TGATAGGAACACGATCCCTTTCCATGACTGATTACCTGGTTGGATTGGAAAACAGCGGATGGTTGCGTCACATCAAAGCCATTATGGATGCGGCCATATTTCTTTCCAAG GCCGTGACTGTTGAGGGCGCCAGTATTCTCGTGCACTGCTCGGACGGATGGGATCGCACGGCTCAAGTCTGCGCTCTGGGCTCTCTGTTGATGGATCCCTACTACCGCACCATTAAAGGCTTTATG GTACTTATTGAGAAAGACTGGATCTCTTTTGGACACAAGTTTGCAGACAG GTGCGATCAGTTATATAGTGACTCTAAAGAGGTGTCGCCCATCTTCACCCAGTTTTTGGAGTGCGTGTGGCATTTAACTGAGCAGTTTCCTCAAGCCTTCGAGTTCAGCGAGTGGTTCCTCATTCAGATCCACGAGCATGTGCACTCCTGCCAGTTCGGGAATTTCCTCGGGAACAGCCAGCGACAGAGAGAGGACCTTCA GATAAAGGAAAGATCATATTCTCTTTGGGCTCACCTGCTGAGTGAGAAACAGAATTACCTGAACCCCGTGTACTGCCCGAGCTTTGCAGAATCGCACCCGGTTTTGGAGCCGTCTACCCAAGCCTACCACTTCAA GTTTTGGAGAAACTTGTACCACCAGTATGACCGTTCCATGCACCCTCGACAGTCCATTCTCAAACAAGTCCTCACGTTGAAAGAAAGCAACCGAGAGCTTGAGGGGACGGTGGAAGCCCTAAAGGCT AAGTTGCAGAAGTTTGGAGTGAGCACCTCTCCACTGAAGACCCAGATGCCTCCAAAAGAGCACAGTCTCCCTCCCCGACCTCAATCTCTTATCTTGGGAGCTCCTCTTCTCAGCAGGAAGGAGGTGCAACGGGAGGAAGATGAGGAGGTGATTGCGGAGGAGGCCAGGGAGGAGGTCTCGGCAAGCACTGATGAAAAACGGACTGTAGATGGCAGCAGCGCTACAGAGAACGGCTACGGGGAGCTGCCAGGATCATTTGGTTCCAAAAGCGAGCCGGCAGTGGTTACCTTGGAGTTCGGAGTGGCCAGGATGACCTGCTGA